One window of the Chelonoidis abingdonii isolate Lonesome George chromosome 3, CheloAbing_2.0, whole genome shotgun sequence genome contains the following:
- the LOC116834050 gene encoding baculoviral IAP repeat-containing protein 5 gives MAEAGFIHCPSENGPDVVQCFFCFKELEGWEPEDDPLDEHRKHSSGCAFLSLRKNPVDLTLQEFLKLDKERTRNMIKKQISQKVTEFKEESERARRDIEKLVS, from the exons ATGGCAGAAGCCGGGTTCATCCACTGCCCCAGCGAGAACGGGCCCGATGTGGTGCAGTGTTTCTTCTGCTTCAAGGAGCTGGAAGGCTGGGAGCCTGAGGATGACCCCTT AGATGAGCACAGGAAACACTCCTCTGGCTGCGCTTTTCTCTCCCTCCGTAAGAACCCTGTTGACCTGACACTGCAGGAATTCCTGAAACTGGACAAGGAACGAACAAGAAACATGATT AAAAAGCAAATCTCTCAGAAAGTGACGGAGTTTAAAGAAGAATCAGAGCGTGCACGTCGTGATATTGAGAAGCTGGTCTCCTAG